The sequence below is a genomic window from Lolium perenne isolate Kyuss_39 chromosome 4, Kyuss_2.0, whole genome shotgun sequence.
GAAAATCAGAAAACATCTTCATCATATCTCCCTTGTTATGTAAGTACGTGTAAAGTTGATAAAATGATTTTTATGTAAGTACGTAACTAGATTTTTTTCGTGCTGCTATTTTTCTAAATTAACAAAACTTGTAGAAATGAGACACGGAGACCACGATTCAAAACATTTGACGGCGTTGTATATTTACGTATTTTAGGGAGGCGTATCAACTGGGAACGCTTGAATTTCGAAAATTGGCAGAAACGGAAGGCGTATTAAGCGGATAGGAGGATCGTGGGAAGGTGATCGTGGATCTTCCGGCCGGAATTGCGCGCCTGCCCAACGTACGTGCATCAACGGCCATCTCCTCCTCCTTAATTACCCCATATTTTCTCCATCGAGGACGCACCGCAACAAACGCGCCCTTCTCCTTCAACCACCACGCCGCCGTCCACCACCCTTCGCAGCCAGATCAAGATGAGGCCACCTCGCCGTCACTCTTCCCGGCACAACAATACTACCACGCCGCCGCCTACTACCTCCGCTCCACGTCGTAGCCCTCGCCTGCATCGCCAGGACGCCACCACGCAGCCACCCACCGTCGCATTGCCTCCACGCCGTAGCCCTCGCCTGGCAACGGCGTCTGCCCGCAAGAACTCGCCGGAGATGCTGGTCGAGTACCCGTACCTGCCGGAGGAACTCGTCGACAACATTCTAGTTCGCATCCGGCCGGATGATCCCGCCGGCCTTGCCAAGGCTTGCCTTGGCAGCAAATACTGGTGCCGGCACATCTGCAGCGACAAGTTCCTCAGCCGCAACCGCAAGTTGCATCCGACAGCTGCGTCGCTTGGCTTCCTGGTAGCCACGGAGGCGCGGAGAAAGTCCACCATCTTCGTCCCCACCTCCACCTTCCATCTGGAGCCTAGTTCCATCCCGCGCCGGTACAGGGTCCTCGACGTatgccacggccgcgtcctcttctacACCATCTCCAAGGACGGCGAGTCCTCCCTCGTGATCTGGGACCCCATCACCAAGGAGGAGCATGCAGTACGCATGCCACTGGACGATCCGGTGGAGGAAGACTGGAACGCAGCTCTGCTCTGTGGTGATGACCGCTGCGACGAGCTTAGGTGCCATGACCACGAGTCCATGGTGGTTCTCGTGGGCACCTACCAGGAGAAGATGGTAACCTTCGGCTGCCTCTACTCAAGGGAGCTAGATAAATGGAACCATGGGGACGACGATGAGGACATGGAGGATAAACCAGCAGAAATTGAGCATCAAGATGCCGTCGTGGACACGGGGCCTAGCGTTGTCTTGGATGGTAAGGCCTATTTTCCTTGCAAGCTGGGAAGAAAGATCGTTGAGTACGACTATGGTGCCGACGAAATCGACTTGGTTGATGCTCCTATGTTTGCCTACCGGCGGATCCCGACTACCATGCTAATGACGGCCAGAGACGGCGTCCTTGGATTCGCATGCGTGACCCGGTCTAAGCTCAATCTGTGGTCGAGGGAGGCCACCGGTCCCGGTGGAGCTTTGGCATGGGAGCTGTACAAAGTCTTGGACCTCACCAAGATGTCCGGGATTCCTCGCCTTATTGGCTCCAATGATGATTTCATTTGGGCCAAGACAGGTGCCGAGGTACATGCTGTTAACCGCGAGTCGGGCGAGTTTGCAACGGTGTCCAAAATTACTAAGATCATCAAAGCCATCCCCTACGCGGCCTTCTGGACTCCATCTTGCAGGTAATATAAAGCTCGTGCCTATCTACCATCCGTGTACAGGTTGTGGAGTTATATATGCTTAGTCCTATGTCTCTTTTATACTACCAATTGTACGAGTGTAGTAGTTACCAACTGTATCTTACCTACGTTGCAGGAGCATCGGTCCGATGGTCACACCGCCATGAGGAGGACACCATGATCAATCAGTTTAACAGAGGCTGATGCTGCTTCAAAGGCAAAACATCGCTGATGCTTCCGAGTGTGATCAAGCTCTTTACTTCTACGAGTGAATATTCGCTGCCTAGTTTAGTTTTATTTCGATATCCTGAACAATTGGTTGTCTCTTTTTAATTTCTATAAGAGGCATGTAGCCTCAAATTTGTGTGTTTGGTTTACAACATTTCCGTGTCGTACTTTGTCTAATGCATGCTTTATTTCGTGTTTTACATATTCCTTCTTGCCT
It includes:
- the LOC127295418 gene encoding uncharacterized protein encodes the protein MRPPRRHSSRHNNTTTPPPTTSAPRRSPRLHRQDATTQPPTVALPPRRSPRLATASARKNSPEMLVEYPYLPEELVDNILVRIRPDDPAGLAKACLGSKYWCRHICSDKFLSRNRKLHPTAASLGFLVATEARRKSTIFVPTSTFHLEPSSIPRRYRVLDVCHGRVLFYTISKDGESSLVIWDPITKEEHAVRMPLDDPVEEDWNAALLCGDDRCDELRCHDHESMVVLVGTYQEKMVTFGCLYSRELDKWNHGDDDEDMEDKPAEIEHQDAVVDTGPSVVLDGKAYFPCKLGRKIVEYDYGADEIDLVDAPMFAYRRIPTTMLMTARDGVLGFACVTRSKLNLWSREATGPGGALAWELYKVLDLTKMSGIPRLIGSNDDFIWAKTGAEVHAVNRESGEFATVSKITKIIKAIPYAAFWTPSCRSIGPMVTPP